A genomic window from Aethina tumida isolate Nest 87 chromosome 4, icAetTumi1.1, whole genome shotgun sequence includes:
- the LOC109604807 gene encoding sodium bicarbonate cotransporter 3 isoform X2 codes for MDPHNEDDEASKDPGATKHQGSFDEKDFEVHRAHSVFVGVHAPTERRHSHRRHKHHHRYSEGHDDQQTEDDRPSTPPSQRVQFILGEDASDEKHESHPLFSEMEELFVDGDEMEWKETARWIKFEEDVEEGGNRWSKPHVATLSLHSLFELRSLILNGTVILDMEAQSIEQIADLVLDNMVNNLSLPFDKKDKVRDALLKKHRHQHQRKKHVLPFVRSFADIGRNQSTSKTEYTTHVQGFTTWFTLRHATKVEETSYVEQTSGKSPDFGNFLSVPGTEKPQGITKSSSSVSISRNHSSNELSNDLHQHNLAFMRKIPPGAEASNILVGEVDFLDKSLSAFIRLNTATIVGDLTEVPVPTRFLFLLLGPANSASAYHEIGRAMATLMSDEVFHEVAYRAKNRSHLLAGVDEFLDAVTVLPPGEWDPAIRIEPPAAIPSQDIRKRPPEKPLEEFDEEEEEQKAREESGLARSGVLFGGLVNDLKRKAPWYWSDFKDSLSSQCIASWIFLYFACLSPIITFGGLLADATGKNMAAMESLVSGFVCGMLYGFFSGQPLTILGSTGPVLVFETIVYDFCTKMGWDYMSFRFWIGTWTAVILLILVAIDASALVCYITRFTEENFATLIAFIFIYKAVENVILIGTKFPINTSGMTNFTHECSCYANESVRDLHSEISDWEGLNKTACVQFNGTLEGPGCFTPNYTPDVFLMSILLFLGTFLLSVQLKDFKNALFFPAKIRQFISDFAVIIAILSMTLLDYKVGIPTPKLEVPHEFKPTLPTRGWIIYPFNNNPVYSIFLAIPPALLGTILIFMDQQITSVIINRKEYKLKKGCGYHLDLFVLCILIEICSVMGLPWFVAATVLSINHVNSLKLESECAAPGEKPQFLGVREQRVTHIMIFLTIGLSVFLTPMLGHIPMPILYGVFLYMGVASLKGLQFFDRILIMLMPNKYQPDYMFLRQVPIKKVHLFTIIQLACLACLWMIKSFSTTSILFPLMLVVMIGIRKALDLIFTRRELKILDDLMPEMTKRHQLLKDENTVEGAPIEIEAAGNLKIPLANGNVMNIPLSAINISEEVNKTGIWKQVNENNSIDKDKKKSPKSRFKKKKTSKKDEKRETKKLEKRLSTMAEEEEDEGITIKCEKRIVKDYWKEDRKKRGDTDETHV; via the exons tTCATAGAGCACATAGCGTGTTTGTTGGCGTCCACGCACCAACTGAAAGGAGACACTCCCATCGGAGACACAAACATCATCACAGGTACTCCGAGGGACACGACGATCAACAAACAGAAGATGACAGACCCA GCACTCCACCATCGCAGAGGGTTCAGTTCATCCTGGGTGAAGATGCGTCGGACGAAAAGCACGAAAGCCATCCGCTGTTCTCCGAAATGGAGGAACTGTTCGTGGACGGTGACGAGATGGAATGGAAGGAAACGGCGCGCTGGATCAAATTCGAGGAAGATGTGGAGGAAGGCGGAAACAGGTGGTCGAAGCCGCACGTCGCCACCCTTTCACTCCACTCACTATTCGAGCTGAGAAGCTTGATTTTGAACGGTACGGTTATTTTGGACATGGAAGCTCAGTCGATAGAACAGATCGCTGATTTGGTCTTGGACAACATGGTCAACAATTTGAGTTTGCCCTTCGACAAGAAGGACAAGGTTAGAGATGCGTTGTTGAAGAAACATCGCCATCAACATCAGAGGAAGAAACATGTTTTGCCTTTCGTCAGGTCCTTTGCTGACATTGGAAGGAATCAGTCTACAtctaaaa CTGAATATACGACTCATGTTCAAGGATTCACCACTTGGTTCACTTTAAGACACGCAACCAAAG TCGAAGAAACTTCATATGTTGAACAGACTTCTGGAAAGTCTCCCGATTTTGGAAATTTTCTTTCTGTTCCTG GAACGGAAAAACCTCAGGGAATAACCAAATCCTCCTCCAGCGTCTCAATATCAAGAAACCACAGCTCGAACGAACTCTCAAATGACCTCCATCAACATAATCTCGCCTTCATGCGTAAAATTCCGCCTGGTGCGGAAGCCAGTAACATCCTCGTGGGCGAAGTCGACTTTCTGGATAAATCCCTGTCTGCCTTCATCCGCCTGAACACGGCAACAATAGTGGGAGACCTGACCGAAGTCCCCGTTCCCACCAGGTTTCTGTTTTTGCTCCTCGGCCCGGCGAATTCCGCTTCTGCTTACCACGAAATAGGCCGAGCCATGGCGACACTGATGTCCGACGAGGTGTTCCATGAGGTCGCGTACCGTGCCAAAAACAGAAGTCATCTATTGGCAGGCGTCGACGAGTTTCTAGACGCGGTGACCGTATTGCCGCCAGGGGAATGGGATCCGGCCATCAGGATCGAGCCTCCGGCCGCCATACCATCGCAGGACATTCGAAAAAGGCCTCCAGAAAAACCACTCGAAGAATTTGATGAGGAGGAGGAAGAACAGAAGGCGAGGGAAGAATCGGGACTAGCACGTAGTGGAGTTTTGTTTGGAGGCTTGGTGAACGACTTGAAGAGAAAGGCTCCTTGGTACTGGAGCGACTTCAAAGATTCACTATCAAGTCAATGCATCGCCTCCTGGATCTTCTTATATTTTGCGTGTTTGTCTCCGATCATCACCTTCGGAGGTCTTCTTGCGGATGCCACCGGTAAAAATATGGCTGCGATGGAGTCTCTAGTATCAGGATTCGTCTGCGGCATGCTCTATGGGTTCTTTTCGGGTCAGCCTTTGACAATTCTTGGATCAACAGGTCCTGTTTTGGTTTTTGAAACCATAGTATACGATTTCTGCACGAAGATGGGTTGGGATTACATGTCTTTTAGATTCTGGATTGGTACTTGGACTGCTGTAATTCTACTAATTCTGGTTGCGATTGATGCCAGTGCTTTGGTCTGTTATATCACGAGATTCACTGAGGAGAACTTTGCCACGTTGATTgccttcatttttatttacaag gCAGTAGAAAATGTCATCCTGATTGGAACAAAATTCCCTATAAACACATCAGGAATGACAAACTTCACTCACGAATGTTCATGTTATGCAAACGAATCTGTTCGTGATCTGCATTCTGAAATATCCGACTGGGAgggattaaataaaactgcatGTGTG CAATTTAATGGTACTTTGGAAGGTCCAGGATGTTTTACGCCAAACTACACTCCAGATGTTTTCTTAATGTCTATACTTCTGTTTTTGGGAACATTCCTGCTTTCAGTCCAACTAAAAGATTTCAAAAATGCCCTGTTCTTCCCTGCAAAG ATTCGCCAATTCATCAGTGATTTCGCAGTAATCATTGCCATTCTGTCAATGACTCTCCTCGACTACAAAGTAGGAATTCCAACTCCAAAATTAGAAGTACCTCATGAATTCAAACCAACTTTACCAACAAGAGGCTGGATAATCTACCCCTTCAATAACAATCCCGTCTACTCTATCTTTCTGGCAATTCCTCCAGCTCTTCTAGGAACAATTCTTATCTTCATGGACCAACAGATCACCTCAGTCATCATCAACAGAAAGGAGTACAAATTAAAGAAAGGATGTGGTTACCATTTAGACCTGTTTGTCCTTTGCATCCTGATCGAGATCTGCTCGGTTATGGGCTTGCCGTGGTTCGTAGCAGCAACCGTTTTATCAATAAACCACGTAAACTCTTTGAAGCTGGAATCAGAATGCGCCGCACCAGGAGAGAAGCCGCAATTCTTGGGAGTTAGAGAACAAAGGGTCACGCACATTATGATCTTCCTGACTATAGGACTGTCGGTATTTTTGACGCCAATGTTGGGACACATTCCGATGCCCATTTTGTACGGTGTGTTCTTGTATATGGGCGTGGCTTCTTTGAAGGGGTTGCAGTTCTTCGACAGAATCTTAATCATGCTGATGCCCAATAAGTACCAACCGGATTACATGTTCTTAAGACAG GTTCCAATTAAAAAGGTTCATCTCTTTACCATAATTCAGTTGGCATGTTTGGCTTGTCTCTGGATGATAAAATCCTTTAGCACGACTTCGATACTGTTCCCGTTGATGTTGGTGGTGATGATTGGTATCAGAAAAGCTTTAGACTTGATCTTCACACGTCGTGAACTAAAGATTCTTGATGATCTCATGCCGGAAATGACGAAACGTCATCAACTGCTCAAAGACGAG aatacagtCGAAGGAGCTCCAATAGAAATCGAAGCGGCAGGAAACTTGAAAATCCCATTAGCCAACGGAAACGTCATGAACATCCCTTTATCCGCAATTAACATTTCTGAGGAAGTTAATAAAACTGGCATCTGGAAACAAGTTAACGAAAATAATTCCATTGATAAAGACAAAAAGAAAAGTCCTAAATCCAG atttaagaagaagaaaacaagtaaaaaagATGAAAAAAGAGAAACGAAAAAGTTAGAAAAACGTCTCTCTACAATGGCGGAAGAAGAGGAGGACGAAGGGATAACTATAAAG TGTGAAAAACGCATCGTAAAGGATTATTGGAAGGAAGACAGGAAGAAGCGAGGAGATACGGACGAAACACACGTTTGA
- the LOC109604807 gene encoding sodium bicarbonate cotransporter 3 isoform X4, which translates to MDPHNEDDEASKDPGATKHQGSFDEKDFEVHRAHSVFVGVHAPTERRHSHRRHKHHHRYSEGHDDQQTEDDRPSTPPSQRVQFILGEDASDEKHESHPLFSEMEELFVDGDEMEWKETARWIKFEEDVEEGGNRWSKPHVATLSLHSLFELRSLILNGTVILDMEAQSIEQIADLVLDNMVNNLSLPFDKKDKVRDALLKKHRHQHQRKKHVLPFVRSFADIGRNQSTSKSSCGGLLCVPPKRKPSKGEEKRSNTEKKNGSYVSIPGTEKPQGITKSSSSVSISRNHSSNELSNDLHQHNLAFMRKIPPGAEASNILVGEVDFLDKSLSAFIRLNTATIVGDLTEVPVPTRFLFLLLGPANSASAYHEIGRAMATLMSDEVFHEVAYRAKNRSHLLAGVDEFLDAVTVLPPGEWDPAIRIEPPAAIPSQDIRKRPPEKPLEEFDEEEEEQKAREESGLARSGVLFGGLVNDLKRKAPWYWSDFKDSLSSQCIASWIFLYFACLSPIITFGGLLADATGKNMAAMESLVSGFVCGMLYGFFSGQPLTILGSTGPVLVFETIVYDFCTKMGWDYMSFRFWIGTWTAVILLILVAIDASALVCYITRFTEENFATLIAFIFIYKAVENVILIGTKFPINTSGMTNFTHECSCYANESVRDLHSEISDWEGLNKTACVQFNGTLEGPGCFTPNYTPDVFLMSILLFLGTFLLSVQLKDFKNALFFPAKIRQFISDFAVIIAILSMTLLDYKVGIPTPKLEVPHEFKPTLPTRGWIIYPFNNNPVYSIFLAIPPALLGTILIFMDQQITSVIINRKEYKLKKGCGYHLDLFVLCILIEICSVMGLPWFVAATVLSINHVNSLKLESECAAPGEKPQFLGVREQRVTHIMIFLTIGLSVFLTPMLGHIPMPILYGVFLYMGVASLKGLQFFDRILIMLMPNKYQPDYMFLRQVPIKKVHLFTIIQLACLACLWMIKSFSTTSILFPLMLVVMIGIRKALDLIFTRRELKILDDLMPEMTKRHQLLKDENTVEGAPIEIEAAGNLKIPLANGNVMNIPLSAINISEEVNKTGIWKQVNENNSIDKDKKKSPKSRFKKKKTSKKDEKRETKKLEKRLSTMAEEEEDEGITIKCEKRIVKDYWKEDRKKRGDTDETHV; encoded by the exons tTCATAGAGCACATAGCGTGTTTGTTGGCGTCCACGCACCAACTGAAAGGAGACACTCCCATCGGAGACACAAACATCATCACAGGTACTCCGAGGGACACGACGATCAACAAACAGAAGATGACAGACCCA GCACTCCACCATCGCAGAGGGTTCAGTTCATCCTGGGTGAAGATGCGTCGGACGAAAAGCACGAAAGCCATCCGCTGTTCTCCGAAATGGAGGAACTGTTCGTGGACGGTGACGAGATGGAATGGAAGGAAACGGCGCGCTGGATCAAATTCGAGGAAGATGTGGAGGAAGGCGGAAACAGGTGGTCGAAGCCGCACGTCGCCACCCTTTCACTCCACTCACTATTCGAGCTGAGAAGCTTGATTTTGAACGGTACGGTTATTTTGGACATGGAAGCTCAGTCGATAGAACAGATCGCTGATTTGGTCTTGGACAACATGGTCAACAATTTGAGTTTGCCCTTCGACAAGAAGGACAAGGTTAGAGATGCGTTGTTGAAGAAACATCGCCATCAACATCAGAGGAAGAAACATGTTTTGCCTTTCGTCAGGTCCTTTGCTGACATTGGAAGGAATCAGTCTACAtctaaaa GTTCTTGTGGAGGTCTTTTGTGTGTGCCTCCGAAACGGAAACCATCTAAAGGGGAGGAAAAACGTTCAAACACAGAGAAGAAAAACGGGTCTTATGTATCGATTCCAG GAACGGAAAAACCTCAGGGAATAACCAAATCCTCCTCCAGCGTCTCAATATCAAGAAACCACAGCTCGAACGAACTCTCAAATGACCTCCATCAACATAATCTCGCCTTCATGCGTAAAATTCCGCCTGGTGCGGAAGCCAGTAACATCCTCGTGGGCGAAGTCGACTTTCTGGATAAATCCCTGTCTGCCTTCATCCGCCTGAACACGGCAACAATAGTGGGAGACCTGACCGAAGTCCCCGTTCCCACCAGGTTTCTGTTTTTGCTCCTCGGCCCGGCGAATTCCGCTTCTGCTTACCACGAAATAGGCCGAGCCATGGCGACACTGATGTCCGACGAGGTGTTCCATGAGGTCGCGTACCGTGCCAAAAACAGAAGTCATCTATTGGCAGGCGTCGACGAGTTTCTAGACGCGGTGACCGTATTGCCGCCAGGGGAATGGGATCCGGCCATCAGGATCGAGCCTCCGGCCGCCATACCATCGCAGGACATTCGAAAAAGGCCTCCAGAAAAACCACTCGAAGAATTTGATGAGGAGGAGGAAGAACAGAAGGCGAGGGAAGAATCGGGACTAGCACGTAGTGGAGTTTTGTTTGGAGGCTTGGTGAACGACTTGAAGAGAAAGGCTCCTTGGTACTGGAGCGACTTCAAAGATTCACTATCAAGTCAATGCATCGCCTCCTGGATCTTCTTATATTTTGCGTGTTTGTCTCCGATCATCACCTTCGGAGGTCTTCTTGCGGATGCCACCGGTAAAAATATGGCTGCGATGGAGTCTCTAGTATCAGGATTCGTCTGCGGCATGCTCTATGGGTTCTTTTCGGGTCAGCCTTTGACAATTCTTGGATCAACAGGTCCTGTTTTGGTTTTTGAAACCATAGTATACGATTTCTGCACGAAGATGGGTTGGGATTACATGTCTTTTAGATTCTGGATTGGTACTTGGACTGCTGTAATTCTACTAATTCTGGTTGCGATTGATGCCAGTGCTTTGGTCTGTTATATCACGAGATTCACTGAGGAGAACTTTGCCACGTTGATTgccttcatttttatttacaag gCAGTAGAAAATGTCATCCTGATTGGAACAAAATTCCCTATAAACACATCAGGAATGACAAACTTCACTCACGAATGTTCATGTTATGCAAACGAATCTGTTCGTGATCTGCATTCTGAAATATCCGACTGGGAgggattaaataaaactgcatGTGTG CAATTTAATGGTACTTTGGAAGGTCCAGGATGTTTTACGCCAAACTACACTCCAGATGTTTTCTTAATGTCTATACTTCTGTTTTTGGGAACATTCCTGCTTTCAGTCCAACTAAAAGATTTCAAAAATGCCCTGTTCTTCCCTGCAAAG ATTCGCCAATTCATCAGTGATTTCGCAGTAATCATTGCCATTCTGTCAATGACTCTCCTCGACTACAAAGTAGGAATTCCAACTCCAAAATTAGAAGTACCTCATGAATTCAAACCAACTTTACCAACAAGAGGCTGGATAATCTACCCCTTCAATAACAATCCCGTCTACTCTATCTTTCTGGCAATTCCTCCAGCTCTTCTAGGAACAATTCTTATCTTCATGGACCAACAGATCACCTCAGTCATCATCAACAGAAAGGAGTACAAATTAAAGAAAGGATGTGGTTACCATTTAGACCTGTTTGTCCTTTGCATCCTGATCGAGATCTGCTCGGTTATGGGCTTGCCGTGGTTCGTAGCAGCAACCGTTTTATCAATAAACCACGTAAACTCTTTGAAGCTGGAATCAGAATGCGCCGCACCAGGAGAGAAGCCGCAATTCTTGGGAGTTAGAGAACAAAGGGTCACGCACATTATGATCTTCCTGACTATAGGACTGTCGGTATTTTTGACGCCAATGTTGGGACACATTCCGATGCCCATTTTGTACGGTGTGTTCTTGTATATGGGCGTGGCTTCTTTGAAGGGGTTGCAGTTCTTCGACAGAATCTTAATCATGCTGATGCCCAATAAGTACCAACCGGATTACATGTTCTTAAGACAG GTTCCAATTAAAAAGGTTCATCTCTTTACCATAATTCAGTTGGCATGTTTGGCTTGTCTCTGGATGATAAAATCCTTTAGCACGACTTCGATACTGTTCCCGTTGATGTTGGTGGTGATGATTGGTATCAGAAAAGCTTTAGACTTGATCTTCACACGTCGTGAACTAAAGATTCTTGATGATCTCATGCCGGAAATGACGAAACGTCATCAACTGCTCAAAGACGAG aatacagtCGAAGGAGCTCCAATAGAAATCGAAGCGGCAGGAAACTTGAAAATCCCATTAGCCAACGGAAACGTCATGAACATCCCTTTATCCGCAATTAACATTTCTGAGGAAGTTAATAAAACTGGCATCTGGAAACAAGTTAACGAAAATAATTCCATTGATAAAGACAAAAAGAAAAGTCCTAAATCCAG atttaagaagaagaaaacaagtaaaaaagATGAAAAAAGAGAAACGAAAAAGTTAGAAAAACGTCTCTCTACAATGGCGGAAGAAGAGGAGGACGAAGGGATAACTATAAAG TGTGAAAAACGCATCGTAAAGGATTATTGGAAGGAAGACAGGAAGAAGCGAGGAGATACGGACGAAACACACGTTTGA
- the LOC109604807 gene encoding sodium bicarbonate cotransporter 3 isoform X6 has translation MSRRRGLSVSEEGEICTPPSQRVQFILGEDASDEKHESHPLFSEMEELFVDGDEMEWKETARWIKFEEDVEEGGNRWSKPHVATLSLHSLFELRSLILNGTVILDMEAQSIEQIADLVLDNMVNNLSLPFDKKDKVRDALLKKHRHQHQRKKHVLPFVRSFADIGRNQSTSKSSCGGLLCVPPKRKPSKGEEKRSNTEKKNGSYVSIPVEETSYVEQTSGKSPDFGNFLSVPGTEKPQGITKSSSSVSISRNHSSNELSNDLHQHNLAFMRKIPPGAEASNILVGEVDFLDKSLSAFIRLNTATIVGDLTEVPVPTRFLFLLLGPANSASAYHEIGRAMATLMSDEVFHEVAYRAKNRSHLLAGVDEFLDAVTVLPPGEWDPAIRIEPPAAIPSQDIRKRPPEKPLEEFDEEEEEQKAREESGLARSGVLFGGLVNDLKRKAPWYWSDFKDSLSSQCIASWIFLYFACLSPIITFGGLLADATGKNMAAMESLVSGFVCGMLYGFFSGQPLTILGSTGPVLVFETIVYDFCTKMGWDYMSFRFWIGTWTAVILLILVAIDASALVCYITRFTEENFATLIAFIFIYKAVENVILIGTKFPINTSGMTNFTHECSCYANESVRDLHSEISDWEGLNKTACVQFNGTLEGPGCFTPNYTPDVFLMSILLFLGTFLLSVQLKDFKNALFFPAKIRQFISDFAVIIAILSMTLLDYKVGIPTPKLEVPHEFKPTLPTRGWIIYPFNNNPVYSIFLAIPPALLGTILIFMDQQITSVIINRKEYKLKKGCGYHLDLFVLCILIEICSVMGLPWFVAATVLSINHVNSLKLESECAAPGEKPQFLGVREQRVTHIMIFLTIGLSVFLTPMLGHIPMPILYGVFLYMGVASLKGLQFFDRILIMLMPNKYQPDYMFLRQVPIKKVHLFTIIQLACLACLWMIKSFSTTSILFPLMLVVMIGIRKALDLIFTRRELKILDDLMPEMTKRHQLLKDENTVEGAPIEIEAAGNLKIPLANGNVMNIPLSAINISEEVNKTGIWKQVNENNSIDKDKKKSPKSRFKKKKTSKKDEKRETKKLEKRLSTMAEEEEDEGITIKCEKRIVKDYWKEDRKKRGDTDETHV, from the exons ATGTCCCGACGTCGTGGGTTGAGTGTGTCTGAGGAGGGGGAGATAt GCACTCCACCATCGCAGAGGGTTCAGTTCATCCTGGGTGAAGATGCGTCGGACGAAAAGCACGAAAGCCATCCGCTGTTCTCCGAAATGGAGGAACTGTTCGTGGACGGTGACGAGATGGAATGGAAGGAAACGGCGCGCTGGATCAAATTCGAGGAAGATGTGGAGGAAGGCGGAAACAGGTGGTCGAAGCCGCACGTCGCCACCCTTTCACTCCACTCACTATTCGAGCTGAGAAGCTTGATTTTGAACGGTACGGTTATTTTGGACATGGAAGCTCAGTCGATAGAACAGATCGCTGATTTGGTCTTGGACAACATGGTCAACAATTTGAGTTTGCCCTTCGACAAGAAGGACAAGGTTAGAGATGCGTTGTTGAAGAAACATCGCCATCAACATCAGAGGAAGAAACATGTTTTGCCTTTCGTCAGGTCCTTTGCTGACATTGGAAGGAATCAGTCTACAtctaaaa GTTCTTGTGGAGGTCTTTTGTGTGTGCCTCCGAAACGGAAACCATCTAAAGGGGAGGAAAAACGTTCAAACACAGAGAAGAAAAACGGGTCTTATGTATCGATTCCAG TCGAAGAAACTTCATATGTTGAACAGACTTCTGGAAAGTCTCCCGATTTTGGAAATTTTCTTTCTGTTCCTG GAACGGAAAAACCTCAGGGAATAACCAAATCCTCCTCCAGCGTCTCAATATCAAGAAACCACAGCTCGAACGAACTCTCAAATGACCTCCATCAACATAATCTCGCCTTCATGCGTAAAATTCCGCCTGGTGCGGAAGCCAGTAACATCCTCGTGGGCGAAGTCGACTTTCTGGATAAATCCCTGTCTGCCTTCATCCGCCTGAACACGGCAACAATAGTGGGAGACCTGACCGAAGTCCCCGTTCCCACCAGGTTTCTGTTTTTGCTCCTCGGCCCGGCGAATTCCGCTTCTGCTTACCACGAAATAGGCCGAGCCATGGCGACACTGATGTCCGACGAGGTGTTCCATGAGGTCGCGTACCGTGCCAAAAACAGAAGTCATCTATTGGCAGGCGTCGACGAGTTTCTAGACGCGGTGACCGTATTGCCGCCAGGGGAATGGGATCCGGCCATCAGGATCGAGCCTCCGGCCGCCATACCATCGCAGGACATTCGAAAAAGGCCTCCAGAAAAACCACTCGAAGAATTTGATGAGGAGGAGGAAGAACAGAAGGCGAGGGAAGAATCGGGACTAGCACGTAGTGGAGTTTTGTTTGGAGGCTTGGTGAACGACTTGAAGAGAAAGGCTCCTTGGTACTGGAGCGACTTCAAAGATTCACTATCAAGTCAATGCATCGCCTCCTGGATCTTCTTATATTTTGCGTGTTTGTCTCCGATCATCACCTTCGGAGGTCTTCTTGCGGATGCCACCGGTAAAAATATGGCTGCGATGGAGTCTCTAGTATCAGGATTCGTCTGCGGCATGCTCTATGGGTTCTTTTCGGGTCAGCCTTTGACAATTCTTGGATCAACAGGTCCTGTTTTGGTTTTTGAAACCATAGTATACGATTTCTGCACGAAGATGGGTTGGGATTACATGTCTTTTAGATTCTGGATTGGTACTTGGACTGCTGTAATTCTACTAATTCTGGTTGCGATTGATGCCAGTGCTTTGGTCTGTTATATCACGAGATTCACTGAGGAGAACTTTGCCACGTTGATTgccttcatttttatttacaag gCAGTAGAAAATGTCATCCTGATTGGAACAAAATTCCCTATAAACACATCAGGAATGACAAACTTCACTCACGAATGTTCATGTTATGCAAACGAATCTGTTCGTGATCTGCATTCTGAAATATCCGACTGGGAgggattaaataaaactgcatGTGTG CAATTTAATGGTACTTTGGAAGGTCCAGGATGTTTTACGCCAAACTACACTCCAGATGTTTTCTTAATGTCTATACTTCTGTTTTTGGGAACATTCCTGCTTTCAGTCCAACTAAAAGATTTCAAAAATGCCCTGTTCTTCCCTGCAAAG ATTCGCCAATTCATCAGTGATTTCGCAGTAATCATTGCCATTCTGTCAATGACTCTCCTCGACTACAAAGTAGGAATTCCAACTCCAAAATTAGAAGTACCTCATGAATTCAAACCAACTTTACCAACAAGAGGCTGGATAATCTACCCCTTCAATAACAATCCCGTCTACTCTATCTTTCTGGCAATTCCTCCAGCTCTTCTAGGAACAATTCTTATCTTCATGGACCAACAGATCACCTCAGTCATCATCAACAGAAAGGAGTACAAATTAAAGAAAGGATGTGGTTACCATTTAGACCTGTTTGTCCTTTGCATCCTGATCGAGATCTGCTCGGTTATGGGCTTGCCGTGGTTCGTAGCAGCAACCGTTTTATCAATAAACCACGTAAACTCTTTGAAGCTGGAATCAGAATGCGCCGCACCAGGAGAGAAGCCGCAATTCTTGGGAGTTAGAGAACAAAGGGTCACGCACATTATGATCTTCCTGACTATAGGACTGTCGGTATTTTTGACGCCAATGTTGGGACACATTCCGATGCCCATTTTGTACGGTGTGTTCTTGTATATGGGCGTGGCTTCTTTGAAGGGGTTGCAGTTCTTCGACAGAATCTTAATCATGCTGATGCCCAATAAGTACCAACCGGATTACATGTTCTTAAGACAG GTTCCAATTAAAAAGGTTCATCTCTTTACCATAATTCAGTTGGCATGTTTGGCTTGTCTCTGGATGATAAAATCCTTTAGCACGACTTCGATACTGTTCCCGTTGATGTTGGTGGTGATGATTGGTATCAGAAAAGCTTTAGACTTGATCTTCACACGTCGTGAACTAAAGATTCTTGATGATCTCATGCCGGAAATGACGAAACGTCATCAACTGCTCAAAGACGAG aatacagtCGAAGGAGCTCCAATAGAAATCGAAGCGGCAGGAAACTTGAAAATCCCATTAGCCAACGGAAACGTCATGAACATCCCTTTATCCGCAATTAACATTTCTGAGGAAGTTAATAAAACTGGCATCTGGAAACAAGTTAACGAAAATAATTCCATTGATAAAGACAAAAAGAAAAGTCCTAAATCCAG atttaagaagaagaaaacaagtaaaaaagATGAAAAAAGAGAAACGAAAAAGTTAGAAAAACGTCTCTCTACAATGGCGGAAGAAGAGGAGGACGAAGGGATAACTATAAAG TGTGAAAAACGCATCGTAAAGGATTATTGGAAGGAAGACAGGAAGAAGCGAGGAGATACGGACGAAACACACGTTTGA